In one window of Zingiber officinale cultivar Zhangliang chromosome 11A, Zo_v1.1, whole genome shotgun sequence DNA:
- the LOC122032786 gene encoding serine carboxypeptidase-like 18 — protein MMRSNIIFVDSPLGSGFSYSRKYEGYDANDTIWSEQASKFLLQWLVEHPQFISNPLYIVGDSYAGKIVPMVAKRILDGIDEGKEPLLNLQGYLIGNPSTGGKVDTNSKIPYAHSMGIISDDFFGNQNLVVALSHFCK, from the exons ATGATGAGAT CCAACATTATCTTTGTAGATTCCCCGTTGGGTTCTGGATTCTCATACTCAAGAAAATATGAAGGGTATGATGCCAACGATACTATTTGGTCCGAACAGGCTTCTAAGTTTCTTTTACAG TGGCTTGTTGAGCACCCACAGTTCATCTCCAATCCCCTCTACATTGTTGGGGATTCATATGCTGGAAAAATTGTACCTATGGTGGCCAAAAGAATATTGGATG GTATTGATGAAGGGAAAGAACCATTACTTAACCTCCAG GGTTACTTGATTGGCAATCCATCCACGGGTGGAAAAGTCGATACCAATTCTAAAATACCTTATGCTCACAGCATGGGAATCATATCAGATGACTTCTTTGGG AACCAGAATCTGGTTGTTGCTCTAAGCCATTTCTGCAAGTAG